The Planctomycetota bacterium genome window below encodes:
- a CDS encoding Gfo/Idh/MocA family oxidoreductase — translation MSRPVTHSSDRPASGMPRRRFLGAATAGASALFAAPRLISARSLNEKLNLVVIGCGGRGFGNLNSVKSENIVALCDVNANQINRALEIAPQAKTFRDFRKLYETLPEGSYDAVVVSTTEHTHAFATLPALRRKKHVYCEKPLTLTVHEARKVTEVARQSGVATQMGTQLHASANYRRVVEFVQSGALGPVREVHVWVSRAWGWQSQDDAEKNKDIVWTMDRPTDTSTVPPELDWDLWLGPARARPFHEVYFPGPKWYRWWDFGSGTMSDLGSHWNDLPFWALKLDAPRTIDASGPPPHPEIAPASFSATYEYGPRGDLPPVKLTWHQGALKPKLWTDGKIPQWPNGVLFIGDQGSLLADYSKYQLLVDGKQLPNFAPFQMPAKSIPDSIGHHAEWLQACKSGSPTTCHFDYAGPLTEANHLGSIAYRAGRKLVWDAKNMKFPNAPEAEKMLGREYRTGWSLDA, via the coding sequence ATGTCCCGCCCAGTGACTCACAGTTCCGACCGTCCCGCTTCGGGCATGCCGCGCCGCCGCTTCCTTGGCGCCGCGACCGCCGGAGCGTCGGCCCTGTTTGCCGCGCCGCGACTCATCAGCGCTCGATCGCTGAACGAAAAGCTGAATCTGGTCGTCATCGGCTGTGGCGGTCGCGGCTTTGGCAACTTGAACTCGGTCAAGTCCGAGAACATCGTTGCCCTGTGCGATGTGAACGCGAATCAAATCAATCGCGCGCTCGAAATCGCCCCGCAGGCCAAAACCTTTCGCGACTTTCGCAAGCTGTACGAGACGCTCCCCGAGGGGAGTTATGACGCCGTCGTAGTCAGCACGACGGAACACACGCACGCCTTTGCCACGCTGCCGGCCTTGCGGCGCAAGAAGCACGTCTATTGCGAAAAGCCGCTCACGCTGACCGTGCATGAGGCGCGCAAAGTAACCGAAGTGGCGCGCCAATCGGGCGTGGCCACGCAGATGGGAACCCAGCTGCACGCCTCGGCGAACTATCGCCGCGTGGTCGAATTCGTCCAAAGCGGCGCGCTCGGCCCGGTGCGCGAGGTCCACGTTTGGGTCTCGCGCGCCTGGGGCTGGCAAAGCCAGGACGACGCGGAAAAGAACAAGGACATTGTCTGGACCATGGACCGTCCGACCGACACGTCGACCGTGCCACCGGAATTGGATTGGGATTTGTGGCTCGGGCCTGCTCGCGCGCGCCCGTTCCATGAAGTCTATTTCCCGGGGCCCAAATGGTATCGCTGGTGGGACTTTGGCAGCGGTACGATGTCGGACTTGGGGAGCCACTGGAATGACTTGCCCTTTTGGGCCTTGAAGCTCGACGCACCGCGCACCATCGACGCCAGCGGCCCGCCGCCGCATCCGGAAATCGCCCCTGCCTCCTTCAGTGCGACCTACGAATATGGCCCGCGGGGCGATTTGCCGCCGGTGAAGCTGACCTGGCATCAGGGCGCGCTGAAGCCCAAGCTGTGGACCGACGGCAAGATTCCGCAGTGGCCGAATGGTGTGCTGTTCATCGGAGACCAGGGGAGTTTGCTGGCCGATTACAGCAAGTATCAACTGCTGGTCGATGGCAAGCAGTTGCCCAACTTTGCACCCTTCCAAATGCCGGCCAAGTCGATTCCTGACTCGATTGGCCACCATGCCGAGTGGCTGCAGGCTTGCAAGAGCGGCTCCCCCACGACCTGCCACTTCGACTATGCTGGCCCGCTGACCGAAGCCAATCACCTGGGCAGCATCGCCTATCGCGCCGGACGCAAGCTGGTGTGGGACGCCAAGAACATGAAGTTCCCCAACGCTCCCGAGGCCGAAAAAATGTTAGGACGCGAGTACCGCACGGGCTGGTCGCTCGACGCCTAG
- a CDS encoding cobalamin biosynthesis protein P47K, with protein sequence MSNAPRFIMIGGFLGAGKTTTIARLARRFQSLGKRVVVVTNDQTTDLVDTNLLRSQGFDVGEVAGSCFCCNFNALTATVEQLSEEQRPDVIIVEPVGSCTDLVATVIRPLQQIYAVPLDIAPYGVIVKPSHGGKILRQQANAGFSPKAEYIFRKQIEEADFVIINRIDELPQGEVAELASLLESQFPGRPVIRMSAKTGDGFDAFCAALDRHDAVGRRVIDVDYDVYAEGEAELGWLNSQLTLKAQTPIDLDGFLLRLLRRLRDEFARHSAETAHLKVIGLWEGLYGVANLVSSETAPVLSLASDCHTRQADVVVNARVALDPDTLAQLVRRAVADEATAAGAVASINTLQSFRPGRPVPTHRIVAAS encoded by the coding sequence ATGAGCAACGCTCCTCGCTTCATCATGATCGGCGGCTTCCTGGGTGCCGGCAAAACGACGACCATCGCGCGACTGGCTCGGCGTTTTCAATCCCTAGGCAAGCGTGTCGTCGTCGTCACCAACGACCAGACGACCGACCTGGTCGACACGAACTTGCTCCGCTCGCAAGGTTTCGACGTCGGCGAAGTGGCTGGCTCGTGCTTCTGCTGCAACTTCAACGCGCTGACAGCGACGGTCGAGCAATTGAGCGAGGAACAGCGCCCCGACGTGATCATCGTCGAGCCGGTCGGCAGTTGCACCGATCTGGTGGCGACGGTCATTCGCCCGTTGCAACAGATTTACGCCGTGCCGCTCGACATCGCCCCCTATGGCGTGATCGTCAAGCCGAGCCACGGCGGCAAGATTCTGCGCCAGCAGGCAAACGCCGGCTTTTCGCCCAAGGCCGAGTACATCTTCCGCAAGCAGATCGAAGAAGCCGACTTCGTGATCATCAATCGGATCGACGAGCTGCCCCAGGGAGAAGTCGCCGAGCTTGCGAGTCTGCTGGAAAGCCAGTTTCCCGGCCGGCCAGTGATCCGCATGTCGGCGAAAACCGGCGACGGGTTCGACGCGTTCTGCGCGGCGCTCGATCGACACGATGCCGTCGGTCGTCGTGTGATCGACGTCGATTACGATGTCTATGCTGAAGGGGAAGCGGAGTTGGGCTGGCTGAACAGCCAACTGACGTTGAAGGCGCAGACCCCGATCGATCTCGATGGTTTTCTGCTGCGTTTGCTGCGGCGGCTGCGCGACGAGTTTGCTCGACATTCGGCCGAAACAGCTCACTTGAAGGTGATTGGCCTGTGGGAAGGCCTCTACGGCGTTGCCAACCTGGTCAGCAGCGAGACCGCGCCGGTATTGTCACTGGCTTCGGATTGCCACACGCGCCAAGCCGACGTCGTCGTCAATGCGCGCGTGGCGCTCGATCCCGACACGCTCGCGCAGCTTGTCCGTCGAGCGGTTGCCGACGAAGCGACCGCGGCCGGCGCGGTGGCGTCGATCAATACGCTGCAAAGTTTTCGCCCTGGGCGGCCGGTACCCACGCATCGGATCGTCGCCGCCTCGTAA
- a CDS encoding B12-binding domain-containing radical SAM protein, with amino-acid sequence MELTMRRGNDVFVPEGGFRDLTGRLATRREELAQIPVVVLSCFDARTRLLPFVIYDHSIFPAGARTVAGAVYQAGFTRTRAVFQLWNKNFRPSRAKIDGLPVQVLLVSSMQIHAGKAYEAIREARNMGAERPLIIAGGPKAVYEPYHFWNRGAGGECAPPDVVVTGEAYVLVELLSVLVQFRGHGETMRMAFERARREGALDGVPGLVYMDPASTLQEPRLVDTGLQRLVQHLDELPDEVTALRLMEPPHKGPGLSARPIADNQVRHHARFVSLLLTQGCKFNCSYCPIPAMNQRSWRFRSPEGIARQLKTVHETFGVRHFFGTDDNFFNRRETAEGIFEALANTKLSNGSPLGRKVRWATEATQFDTFKNRDLLPLARKGGLSGIWFGIEDLTAELVNKGQKPEVTIELFRELQAQRIMPMAMMMYHEGQPFHTRDSLYGLYNQVDFLRKAGAISVQVTVHIPAVGTREYEKTYETGQVLKALGDEHVPESAIDGNHVIVAGREAMWRRQLKLLAAYATFYNPLNLWRAWRHDRSPVRDKRIAFQALGFFAVLWTTWNVLPYLFKLLTRRAAFHAGPVPQSTVPVRQPWQSFSRLPEGCAPDSVTQIEPLQSAA; translated from the coding sequence ATGGAACTGACCATGCGGCGAGGGAACGACGTGTTCGTTCCCGAAGGTGGCTTTCGCGATCTGACGGGGCGCCTGGCCACGCGGCGCGAAGAGCTCGCGCAGATCCCGGTCGTGGTCCTATCTTGCTTTGACGCGCGGACTCGGCTCTTGCCGTTCGTGATCTACGATCACTCGATCTTTCCTGCCGGCGCGCGAACGGTCGCCGGCGCGGTTTACCAGGCCGGCTTCACGCGGACCCGGGCGGTGTTCCAACTGTGGAACAAGAACTTCCGGCCCAGTCGCGCCAAGATCGACGGCTTGCCGGTTCAAGTGCTGTTGGTGTCGTCCATGCAGATTCACGCCGGCAAAGCGTACGAGGCGATTCGCGAAGCGCGCAACATGGGGGCCGAGCGTCCGCTGATCATCGCCGGTGGTCCCAAGGCGGTCTACGAGCCTTATCACTTTTGGAATCGTGGCGCGGGCGGCGAGTGCGCGCCCCCCGACGTGGTGGTGACCGGCGAGGCGTATGTGCTGGTCGAGTTGTTGAGCGTACTGGTCCAATTTCGCGGCCATGGCGAGACCATGCGCATGGCCTTTGAGCGGGCACGCCGCGAGGGGGCGCTCGACGGAGTGCCCGGCCTGGTTTACATGGACCCGGCGTCGACGTTGCAGGAACCGCGGCTGGTCGACACCGGCTTACAGCGACTGGTGCAGCACTTGGACGAGTTGCCCGACGAAGTCACCGCGCTACGGTTGATGGAGCCGCCCCACAAGGGGCCGGGGCTCTCGGCCCGACCGATCGCCGATAACCAGGTACGGCACCACGCGCGGTTCGTGAGCTTACTGCTCACGCAAGGTTGCAAGTTCAATTGCTCGTACTGCCCAATCCCGGCCATGAACCAGCGCAGTTGGCGGTTCCGCAGCCCAGAGGGCATTGCGCGGCAATTAAAAACCGTTCACGAGACATTCGGCGTCCGTCACTTCTTCGGCACCGATGACAACTTCTTCAACCGCCGCGAGACGGCCGAAGGCATTTTCGAGGCGCTGGCCAACACCAAGCTCAGCAACGGGTCGCCGCTGGGTCGCAAGGTCCGCTGGGCCACCGAGGCGACGCAGTTCGACACCTTCAAGAACCGCGACCTGCTGCCGCTGGCGCGAAAAGGGGGCCTGTCGGGCATTTGGTTCGGGATCGAAGACCTGACGGCCGAACTGGTCAACAAGGGGCAGAAGCCCGAGGTCACCATCGAGCTGTTTCGCGAGCTACAAGCCCAGCGGATCATGCCCATGGCGATGATGATGTACCACGAGGGTCAGCCGTTCCACACGCGCGATTCACTCTACGGCTTGTACAATCAGGTCGACTTCTTGCGCAAAGCGGGCGCCATTTCGGTCCAGGTGACGGTCCACATTCCAGCGGTCGGCACCCGCGAGTACGAGAAGACCTACGAAACAGGGCAGGTGCTGAAGGCGCTCGGCGACGAGCACGTGCCCGAGTCGGCAATTGATGGCAATCACGTGATCGTGGCGGGGCGCGAAGCGATGTGGCGCCGTCAGTTGAAGCTGCTGGCGGCCTATGCCACGTTTTACAATCCGCTCAATCTGTGGCGGGCCTGGCGTCACGATCGTTCGCCGGTTCGCGATAAGCGGATCGCGTTTCAGGCGCTCGGGTTCTTCGCCGTGCTATGGACGACGTGGAACGTGCTGCCCTACCTGTTCAAGCTGTTGACGCGTCGCGCGGCCTTTCACGCCGGGCCAGTGCCGCAAAGCACCGTGCCGGTGCGTCAGCCTTGGCAATCGTTTTCGCGCTTGCCCGAGGGCTGCGCTCCCGACAGTGTCACGCAGATCGAACCGTTGCAATCGGCGGCGTGA
- a CDS encoding sulfatase-like hydrolase/transferase, translating to MPRRFVMHRWFALLLAAISARGAIAAEAAPERLNVVLILLDNCGQEWLGCYGSDEGRTPFIDRLASRGTRFEHCYTFPVCGPSRIQLLTGRYPLRTGFVMHHDAALYGGGGLDPRREVIWPRLFHDAGYVTGIAGKWQVNNMYDEPDILKQHGFDESLVWPGSIDRDRISPGDRRRYDAAIAARDAATLTDLNRFIESRYWDPVIIHNGQREVRRGQFGPDVFQEYALGFLERHRDESFLLYYPMVLTHGQSFTEHVVATPPNRTSGRPEHEMYGEMVQYADQLVHQVEEKLEALKIRQRTILVVATDNGSESSLVARRNGRSARGGLYQLTEAGGDVALIVSDPRNQSASTSPLADFTDVLPTLCDLAGVPVPKSLALDGVSHAATVRGTSPKLAARDWILNQYNIRRVVRDRRYKLYSTGEFFDVEGDRDERQNLAEDTRPEIVAARQRLEKVLASLPVDMPPPIELRSLSAFKLGDAVARPAVRSGTPQH from the coding sequence ATGCCGCGACGTTTCGTGATGCACCGATGGTTTGCGTTGTTGCTTGCCGCCATCAGCGCCCGAGGTGCCATTGCGGCCGAGGCGGCGCCCGAGCGGCTGAACGTCGTGCTGATCTTGTTGGACAATTGCGGCCAGGAATGGCTCGGCTGCTACGGCAGCGACGAAGGACGCACACCGTTCATCGACCGACTGGCCAGTCGCGGCACGCGCTTCGAGCATTGTTACACCTTCCCGGTCTGTGGACCGAGCCGGATTCAGTTGCTGACCGGGCGCTATCCGCTGCGGACAGGATTCGTCATGCATCACGACGCGGCGCTTTACGGCGGCGGCGGACTCGATCCACGGCGCGAAGTCATCTGGCCGCGATTGTTCCACGACGCCGGCTACGTGACGGGTATTGCGGGCAAGTGGCAGGTGAACAATATGTATGACGAGCCGGACATTCTGAAGCAGCACGGCTTTGACGAGTCGCTCGTCTGGCCCGGCAGCATCGACCGGGACCGGATTAGCCCTGGGGATCGACGTCGGTACGATGCGGCCATCGCGGCCCGGGACGCGGCGACACTGACCGATCTGAATCGCTTCATCGAATCGCGCTATTGGGATCCCGTGATTATTCACAACGGCCAGCGCGAAGTCCGGCGAGGCCAGTTCGGTCCCGACGTGTTCCAGGAGTACGCGCTCGGTTTTCTCGAACGTCACCGTGACGAGTCCTTCCTGCTCTACTATCCAATGGTCCTGACTCATGGGCAGAGCTTTACTGAGCACGTTGTGGCGACGCCGCCCAATCGAACGTCGGGCCGGCCCGAGCACGAGATGTACGGCGAAATGGTGCAATATGCCGATCAGCTAGTACATCAGGTCGAAGAGAAGCTTGAAGCACTGAAGATTCGCCAGCGGACGATTCTGGTCGTGGCCACCGACAATGGCAGCGAGTCCAGCCTGGTGGCGCGGCGAAACGGGCGCTCGGCGCGTGGTGGGCTGTACCAACTGACCGAAGCGGGTGGGGACGTGGCCCTGATTGTCAGCGACCCGCGTAACCAATCGGCGTCGACCAGCCCGCTGGCCGATTTCACCGATGTGCTTCCCACGCTGTGCGACCTGGCCGGCGTGCCGGTTCCCAAGAGTCTGGCCCTCGACGGCGTTTCACACGCGGCGACCGTGCGCGGTACATCGCCCAAACTCGCGGCTCGCGATTGGATATTGAACCAGTACAACATCCGGCGGGTGGTGCGAGACCGTCGTTATAAGCTCTATTCCACGGGGGAATTCTTCGATGTGGAAGGCGACCGGGACGAGCGGCAGAATCTGGCCGAGGACACGCGTCCCGAGATCGTCGCGGCCCGCCAACGATTGGAAAAGGTGCTGGCTTCATTGCCCGTCGATATGCCACCGCCGATTGAATTGCGCAGCCTGTCGGCCTTCAAGCTCGGCGATGCCGTGGCCCGGCCGGCCGTGCGATCGGGCACGCCACAACATTAA
- a CDS encoding efflux RND transporter periplasmic adaptor subunit yields MVVALGGAGWFGYSRLGHQRPAGKADSISTHLMELVDGDHNSVDVPADVAEIMQLKTAPVTSAPPRAPLVMAGSLILDADRMINIHSRFPGEVVGIGSVADLRPSPVKEQSGNRPLQFGDHIEKGQLLAIVWCRDVGEKKSDLVDALTRLAQSELTLTRLKGLERGTVAELTVREAQRAHEADVILVERLERTLRSWRLADEELAEVHAEADRIKSGKREAEADLEKKWGEIEIRAPFAGTILEKNVVVGDIIESSSDLFKIADLSRLGAMANVYEEDLADLHSLKPSERTWGIQVPATPEEPLIHGEFNVIGKVIDVTQHSGKVLGWVDNRGGRLYVGQFITAIVKLPPSPREVAIPESAILEDTPLSLVFVADPTHKHRFTARRVVLVRHHRGMAVVAAIPNAQQEAQGAEPLQAGETVLSSGALEMNSQLQDLRNRLAPAHSAARH; encoded by the coding sequence ATGGTCGTTGCGCTGGGAGGAGCGGGCTGGTTCGGTTATTCGAGGCTCGGCCACCAGCGACCGGCGGGCAAGGCGGACAGCATTTCGACCCACTTGATGGAGTTGGTTGACGGAGATCACAACTCGGTCGACGTGCCGGCCGACGTGGCCGAGATTATGCAACTGAAGACGGCACCGGTCACGTCGGCGCCGCCGCGAGCGCCGCTGGTGATGGCGGGTTCGTTGATCCTGGACGCCGATCGGATGATTAACATCCACTCGCGCTTCCCGGGCGAAGTGGTGGGCATCGGCTCGGTAGCCGACCTGCGCCCATCGCCTGTCAAGGAACAATCGGGCAACCGACCGTTGCAGTTCGGCGACCATATCGAGAAGGGACAGTTGCTGGCCATTGTCTGGTGCCGCGACGTGGGGGAAAAGAAGAGCGACCTGGTCGACGCCCTCACCCGACTGGCACAGAGCGAACTGACGCTGACGCGGCTCAAGGGACTGGAGCGAGGGACCGTCGCCGAGTTGACTGTTCGCGAGGCGCAGCGGGCCCACGAAGCCGACGTGATCCTCGTCGAGCGGCTCGAACGGACCTTGCGTTCGTGGCGACTGGCTGACGAAGAACTGGCCGAAGTCCACGCCGAAGCCGATCGGATCAAGTCCGGCAAGCGCGAGGCGGAAGCCGACTTGGAAAAGAAGTGGGGCGAAATCGAAATTCGCGCGCCGTTCGCCGGGACGATTCTGGAAAAGAACGTCGTGGTTGGCGACATCATCGAGTCAAGCTCCGACCTGTTCAAGATCGCCGACCTGAGCCGGCTGGGGGCGATGGCCAATGTCTATGAAGAAGACCTGGCCGATCTCCACAGCCTGAAGCCCTCGGAGCGGACCTGGGGGATTCAAGTTCCGGCCACGCCCGAAGAGCCGCTGATCCACGGCGAGTTCAACGTGATCGGCAAGGTGATCGACGTGACCCAGCACTCGGGCAAGGTGCTCGGCTGGGTCGATAACCGCGGCGGCCGGCTGTACGTCGGCCAGTTCATCACCGCGATTGTCAAGCTGCCGCCCTCGCCGCGCGAAGTCGCCATCCCCGAGTCGGCGATTCTGGAGGACACGCCGCTAAGCCTGGTGTTTGTCGCCGATCCAACGCACAAGCATCGCTTTACCGCTCGCCGTGTGGTGCTGGTTCGTCATCACAGGGGAATGGCGGTCGTGGCGGCCATCCCCAACGCGCAGCAGGAGGCGCAAGGCGCCGAGCCGCTGCAAGCGGGCGAGACCGTGCTATCGTCCGGCGCGCTGGAAATGAATTCCCAACTGCAAGACCTGCGCAATCGCCTCGCGCCAGCCCACTCGGCGGCGCGGCACTAG
- a CDS encoding sigma-54-dependent Fis family transcriptional regulator produces the protein MNRVSLLLVDDDRHLLESMSDWLREQGYAVDTADSQATALAQLKKRSFELLLIDIRLGNDDGFELLEWARQNQPEATVILMTGYGTVETAVEAIRAGAFDLLTKPLIDDELEMSIERAVKTRRVLEENKNLKAQLDRKFGMENIIGHDDQMRKMFDVIDSVADTRATILVTGESGTGKSLIARAVHRRSSRRDGPFVEVACGALPETLLESELFGHVAGAFTGATTDKMGKFKQADGGTLFLDEIGTATPGLQVKLLRVLQEFEFEQVGGNKTFKVDARVILATNENLEKLVAEGRFRQDLFYRINVINLELPGLRDRFSDIPLLAQHFLEQVCEESGKKVTGYTDEALAALQRYRWPGNVRELQNVIERAVLLNKTSTIRVEDLPANLVHAAPISVDPLGQRKLKEALADPERQILLQVLEEHHWNRHATAAALGINRTTLYKKMKRLNISGQTAAAERA, from the coding sequence ATGAATCGCGTCTCTTTGTTGTTGGTTGACGACGACCGCCACCTGCTCGAGTCGATGTCCGATTGGCTGCGCGAGCAAGGCTATGCGGTCGACACGGCCGACAGCCAGGCCACCGCCCTCGCGCAACTGAAAAAGCGCTCGTTCGAGTTGCTGCTGATTGATATTCGCCTGGGCAATGACGACGGCTTCGAGCTGTTGGAGTGGGCTCGCCAGAACCAGCCCGAGGCGACGGTGATTCTAATGACCGGCTATGGCACGGTCGAAACCGCGGTCGAAGCGATTCGAGCCGGGGCGTTCGATCTGTTGACCAAGCCGTTGATCGACGACGAACTCGAAATGTCGATCGAGCGGGCAGTCAAGACGCGCCGCGTGCTGGAAGAAAACAAGAATCTCAAGGCGCAGCTCGACCGCAAGTTCGGCATGGAAAACATCATCGGCCACGATGATCAGATGCGCAAGATGTTCGACGTGATCGACAGCGTTGCCGACACTCGGGCCACGATCCTGGTCACCGGCGAAAGCGGCACCGGCAAGTCGCTGATCGCCCGCGCGGTCCATCGCCGCAGCAGCCGGCGCGACGGGCCATTTGTCGAAGTGGCCTGCGGCGCGCTGCCCGAGACTCTGCTCGAAAGCGAGCTGTTCGGCCACGTGGCGGGCGCGTTCACCGGCGCCACGACCGACAAGATGGGCAAGTTCAAGCAAGCCGACGGCGGCACGCTGTTCCTGGACGAAATCGGCACCGCCACGCCCGGCCTGCAGGTCAAGCTGCTCCGCGTGTTGCAGGAGTTCGAGTTCGAACAAGTCGGCGGCAACAAGACATTCAAGGTTGACGCCCGGGTGATCCTGGCCACGAACGAAAACCTCGAGAAACTGGTCGCCGAAGGGCGATTCCGCCAGGATTTGTTCTACCGGATCAACGTCATCAACCTGGAACTGCCGGGTCTGCGCGATCGGTTCAGCGACATTCCGTTGTTGGCGCAGCACTTCCTGGAACAAGTCTGCGAGGAATCGGGCAAGAAGGTCACTGGCTACACCGACGAGGCGCTGGCCGCGTTGCAGCGCTATCGCTGGCCAGGGAATGTCCGCGAGTTGCAGAACGTGATCGAACGGGCAGTGTTGCTTAACAAGACTTCAACGATCCGCGTCGAAGACCTGCCAGCCAACCTGGTGCATGCCGCGCCGATCAGTGTCGACCCGCTGGGACAGCGCAAGCTGAAAGAAGCGCTGGCCGACCCCGAACGGCAAATCCTGTTGCAAGTGCTCGAAGAGCACCACTGGAACCGGCACGCCACGGCGGCCGCCCTAGGCATCAACCGCACCACGCTTTACAAAAAGATGAAGCGGTTGAACATCAGCGGGCAGACGGCGGCAGCGGAGAGGGCCTAG
- a CDS encoding sugar phosphate isomerase/epimerase, whose protein sequence is MPRLDRRRLFQVSALAASGAALGVAANLPAPRIARAETYKEPRPRAFRLSLAAYSFRDALPNAQQPGVKKPRAGTMSLEDFIRYCGELGLAGTELTSYYFPAEITREYLLGLKQLAFRQGLSISGTAIANDFCLPAGPERSAQMEYTKRWIDYAETMGAPVIRVFSGKALPGKTPDETAANVETAHRLAVEGFEEACDYAGKHGVFLALENHGGLTTEAEGLLRLARDVKSPWFGVNLDSGNFASDDPYRDLAKIAPHAINVQIKMTVHRPGAKPEATDLKRLAQILRTCNYRGFVVLEYEEKEDPRETVPRIIDEMKEVFG, encoded by the coding sequence ATGCCTCGCCTCGATCGCCGTCGTTTGTTTCAAGTCTCGGCACTGGCCGCCTCGGGTGCCGCGCTGGGGGTGGCCGCGAACTTGCCCGCGCCGCGGATCGCGCGGGCCGAGACGTACAAGGAACCCCGGCCGAGAGCGTTTCGCCTCAGCCTGGCCGCGTACAGCTTTCGCGACGCCTTGCCCAACGCCCAGCAGCCGGGGGTCAAGAAGCCTCGCGCCGGCACGATGAGCCTGGAAGACTTCATTCGCTACTGCGGCGAGTTGGGTCTGGCGGGCACTGAGTTGACCTCGTATTATTTCCCGGCCGAGATCACGCGCGAATACCTGCTGGGTCTCAAGCAACTGGCCTTCCGCCAAGGGTTGAGTATCAGCGGCACGGCCATCGCTAACGACTTCTGCTTGCCGGCGGGACCAGAACGCTCGGCCCAAATGGAATACACCAAGCGCTGGATCGACTATGCCGAGACAATGGGCGCGCCGGTCATTCGCGTCTTCTCGGGCAAAGCGCTGCCGGGCAAAACACCCGATGAGACCGCAGCCAACGTCGAAACTGCGCACCGCCTGGCGGTCGAAGGCTTTGAAGAGGCGTGCGACTACGCTGGCAAGCACGGCGTCTTTCTGGCGCTAGAGAATCATGGCGGCTTGACGACCGAGGCCGAAGGGTTGCTGCGCCTTGCGCGCGACGTGAAGAGCCCCTGGTTCGGCGTGAATCTCGACTCGGGCAACTTCGCCAGCGACGATCCTTACCGCGACCTGGCCAAGATCGCCCCACACGCGATCAACGTCCAAATCAAGATGACCGTCCACCGCCCGGGGGCCAAGCCCGAGGCGACCGATCTGAAGCGCCTAGCGCAGATTCTGCGCACTTGCAACTATCGGGGCTTCGTCGTACTGGAATACGAAGAGAAAGAAGACCCGCGCGAGACCGTGCCGCGAATCATCGACGAGATGAAAGAGGTATTCGGATGA